The Pirellulales bacterium genome has a segment encoding these proteins:
- a CDS encoding serine/threonine-protein kinase, which translates to MSSTTFLQPMATLTLDGHQAKRCPDALLEKYRQLVEEQRMSWTEHLRLIRLLGAGGQGVVYLSERRGTDNFTLPVALKIFSPLHYPDDRGYDEAMGRIADVSARVAQIQQDNLLDVHNFVERNRIRLMEMEWVDGYDLDRLLSHEMLDRTRDRVSNRRWEYLNNVIVTSGPLQPRLKPGVAIAVLRECLAALAALHREGIVHGDIKPSNIMLKRTGNAKIIDIGSAFDMEKPPTRRSCTPTYAAPEVLEGGESSPRSDLCSLGYVLIEMISGAPPFLGQTTYAELLEAKRVLVQKLHERLPREVVCNELLMNLIRSLVAPDPTLRFPSAEAADLLKEGAANFHRQLIKGDLASEYENEIRLWLGELD; encoded by the coding sequence GACGCTCGACGGCCATCAGGCGAAACGTTGTCCCGACGCGCTGCTGGAGAAATACCGGCAGCTCGTCGAAGAACAGCGCATGAGCTGGACCGAGCATTTGCGCTTGATCCGGCTATTGGGCGCCGGCGGCCAGGGAGTGGTTTACCTTTCCGAGAGGCGCGGCACCGATAATTTCACCTTGCCGGTGGCGCTGAAGATATTCTCGCCGCTGCATTACCCGGACGATCGCGGCTACGACGAAGCGATGGGCCGCATCGCCGACGTCTCGGCTCGCGTGGCGCAGATCCAGCAGGACAATCTGCTGGACGTACACAATTTCGTCGAGCGCAATCGCATCCGCTTGATGGAAATGGAATGGGTCGACGGCTACGACCTCGATCGGCTCTTGTCGCACGAGATGCTCGATCGCACCCGCGACCGCGTGAGCAACCGCCGCTGGGAGTATTTGAACAACGTGATCGTCACTTCCGGGCCATTGCAACCACGTTTGAAGCCGGGGGTGGCCATCGCCGTGCTGCGCGAGTGCCTGGCCGCCCTGGCGGCGCTGCACCGCGAGGGGATCGTTCACGGCGATATCAAACCGTCGAACATCATGCTCAAACGTACGGGCAACGCCAAGATCATCGACATCGGGTCGGCGTTCGACATGGAGAAGCCCCCCACGCGCCGCAGTTGCACGCCAACCTACGCCGCGCCCGAAGTCCTCGAAGGGGGCGAGTCCTCGCCGCGATCGGACCTGTGCAGCCTGGGTTACGTGTTGATCGAAATGATTTCCGGCGCCCCGCCGTTTCTGGGGCAGACGACGTACGCCGAGCTGCTCGAAGCCAAACGCGTGCTCGTGCAAAAACTGCACGAGCGCCTGCCGCGCGAAGTGGTGTGCAACGAGCTGTTGATGAACTTGATTCGCAGCCTGGTCGCGCCCGACCCGACGCTGCGCTTCCCCAGTGCCGAGGCAGCCGATCTCTTGAAAGAGGGCGCGGCGAATTTTCACCGCCAGTTGATCAAGGGTGACCTGGCCAGCGAATACGAAAACGAAATTCGCCTGTGGCTGGGCGAACTGGATTAG
- a CDS encoding GNAT family N-acetyltransferase — MSSILLRDATTADLPAISDIYNYYVHHSTCTYQLQPETLADRQAWFSLHAPERFPVVVVEQVKQVVGWGSLSKFHARAGYDGTVEASVYIADGFHRRGLGRMVLEHLIERARRNGFHVLIGGASADQTASIALQESLGFTRVGHLKEVGRKFDQWLDVVYLQLIL, encoded by the coding sequence ATGAGCTCGATCCTGCTGCGCGACGCGACGACGGCTGACCTGCCGGCCATCAGCGACATCTACAACTATTACGTGCATCATTCCACTTGCACGTACCAGCTCCAGCCCGAGACGCTCGCCGACCGGCAGGCATGGTTCAGCCTGCACGCGCCGGAAAGGTTTCCGGTCGTCGTCGTCGAACAGGTCAAGCAGGTTGTTGGCTGGGGATCGTTATCAAAGTTTCATGCCCGGGCCGGCTACGACGGCACCGTCGAAGCGTCGGTCTACATCGCCGATGGTTTCCACCGCCGCGGGCTGGGGCGGATGGTCCTCGAACACCTGATCGAGCGGGCCCGACGCAATGGCTTTCACGTGCTGATCGGCGGCGCAAGCGCCGACCAGACGGCCAGCATCGCCCTGCAAGAAAGCCTGGGCTTCACTCGGGTCGGCCATTTGAAAGAGGTCGGCCGCAAATTCGACCAGTGGCTGGACGTGGTTTACTTGCAGTTGATTCTGTAA